A genomic region of Phragmites australis chromosome 2, lpPhrAust1.1, whole genome shotgun sequence contains the following coding sequences:
- the LOC133903532 gene encoding uncharacterized protein LOC133903532 encodes MVMAKKRQFPSLPQLAKIAALLVLFLLAPLVPSSLRSPYLYLLFNALVVALGVEAGFLAAISGPRDDKKPSPTAPLSSSMAATAFRNLTKPSDSHAAAAATARYLVSSTTGTTNTPTLHSSPNKLLADALLAKDVYAATTKKKIKKCPSRASIFFIGSVDVDGEDVDDTVHEEEEEEAGKGAGETMTKQELFMKAEEFIGNFYKQLMMQREESWKKLQDLYYLSTNLD; translated from the coding sequence ATGGTCATGGCGAAGAAGAGACAGTTCCCATCACTGCCCCAGCTAGCCAAGATAGCCGCTctcctcgtcctcttcctccttgcCCCCTTGGTGCCTTCCTCCCTGAGGTCACCCTACCTCTACCTCCTCTTCAACGCCCTCGTCGTCGCCCTGGGCGTCGAGGCTGGCTTCCTCGCCGCCATCTCTGGCCCGCGCGACGACAAGAAGCCGTCGCCAACGGCGCCGTTGTCTTCATCGATGGCGGCAACGGCATTCCGAAACTTGACCAAACCAAGTGACAGCCACGCAGCTGCCGCGGCCACCGCTCGTTACTTGGTTAGTAGCACAACTGGTACTACTAACACTCCAACCCTGCACAGCTCCCCCAACAAGCTGCTTGCAGATGCTTTGTTGGCCAAGGACGTTTATGCTGcgacgacgaagaagaagatcaagaaatgCCCGTCGAGGGCGAGCATCTTTTTCATCGGTAGCGTGGACGTGGACGGGGAGGACGTCGATGATACGGtccatgaggaggaggaagaggaagcggGGAAGGGCGCGGGGGAGACGATGACCAAGCAGGAGCTGTTCATGAAGGCAGAGGAATTCATCGGCAACTTCTACAAGCAGCTCATGATGCAGAGGGAGGAGTCCTGGAAGAAGCTCCAGGACCTCTACTATCTTAGCACTAATCTTGATTAG